A single window of Apodemus sylvaticus chromosome 4, mApoSyl1.1, whole genome shotgun sequence DNA harbors:
- the P2ry14 gene encoding P2Y purinoceptor 14, with translation MKLASEIPEHGEIEIKKKNPQKKGSKLFTILIAASGSEKMDNSTATGEPPTQPCSRNTLIMKQIIPVLYAVVFITGVLLNGISGWIFFYVPSSKSFIIYLKNIVVADFLMGLTFPFKVLGDSGLGPWQVNVFVCRVSAVIFYVNMYVSIVFFGLISFDRYYKIVKPLWTSFVQSVNYSKLLSVLVWTLMLLLAVPNIILTNQSVQEVTNIQCMELKNELGRRWHKASNYVCVSIFWMVFFLLIIFYTAITRKIFKSHLKSRKNSISVKRKSSRNIFSIVLVFVVCFVPYHITRIPYTKSQTESHYSCQAKATLLYAKEFTLLLSAANVCLDPIIYFFLCQPFREVLNKKLHMSLKVQNDLETFKTKRGNTTHESTDTL, from the exons ATGAAGCTTGCCTCTGAGATTCCTGAACATGGAgaaatagagataaaaaaaaaaaatccccagaagAAAGGGAGTAAATTGTTCACAATCTTG ATCGCTGCCTCCGGAAGTGAGAAGATGGACAACTCCACAGCCACCGGAGAGCCTCCAACCCAGCCCTGCTCCCGGAACACCCTGATCATGAAGCAGATCATTCCCGTGTTGTACGCTGTGGTCTTCATCACGGGGGTCCTCCTCAACGGCATATCTGGATGGATATTCTTTTACGTGCCCAGCTCCAAGAGTTTCATCATCTATCTCAAGAACATAGTCGTGGCTGACTTTCTCATGGGCCTGACTTTCCCTTTCAAGGTCCTTGGGGACTCGGGCCTCGGTCCCTGGCAGGTGAACGTGTTCGTATGCAGGGTCTCTGCCGTGATCTtctatgtgaatatgtatgtcaGCATCGTGTTCTTTGGGCTCATCAGCTTTGACAGGTACTATAAAATTGTCAAGCCCCTCTGGACCTCTTTTGTGCAGTCGGTGAACTACAGCAAACTGTTGTCCGTGCTCGTGTGGACGCTCATGCTTCTCCTTGCTGTCCCAAACATCATTCTGACGAACCAGAGCGTCCAGGAGGTCACGAATATACAGTGCATGGAGCTCAAAAATGAGCTGGGGCGGAGGTGGCACAAGGCGTCTAACTATGTCTGCGTGAGCATTTTCTGGATGGTGTTTTTTCTGTTAATCATCTTCTACACGGCCATCACGAGGAAGATCTTCAAGTCGCACCTCAAGTCCAGAAAGAATTCCATTTCCGTCAAAAGGAAGTCTAGCCGCAATATATTCAGCATTGTGCTCGTGTTTGTTGTCTGTTTCGTACCTTACCACATTACCAGAATCCCCTACACAAAGAGTCAGACGGAAAGTCACTACAGCTGCCAGGCGAAGGCGACTCTGCTCTACGCCAAAGAATTCACTCTGCTACTCTCGGCTGCAAACGTGTGTCTGGACCccattatttatttcttcttgtgccAGCCATTCAGAGAAGTCTTAAATAAGAAGTTACACATGTCACTCAAAGTCCAGAATGACCTAGAGACTTTCAAAACCAAAAGGGGAAACACGACTCATGAAAGCACCGATACTTTGTAA
- the Gpr171 gene encoding G-protein coupled receptor 171, which translates to MTNSSTFCPVYRDLEPFTYFFYLVFLIGIIGSCFATWAFIQKTTNHRCVSIYLINLLTADFLLTLALPVKIVVDLGVAPWKLRIFHCQVTACLIYINMYLSIIFLAFVSIDRCLQLTHSCKVYRIQEPGFAKMISTVVWLMVLLIMVPNMVIPIKDIEEKPNVGCMEFKKEFGRNWHLLTNFICVAIFLNFSAIILISNFLVIRQLYRNRDSTNYPSVKSALLNILLVTASYVICFVPYHAVRIPYTLSQTEVISDCSTRIALFKAKEATLLLAVSNLCFDPILYYHLSKAFRLKVSETFSSPKKTKAREERSRTENGV; encoded by the coding sequence ATGACAAACAGTTCAACGTTCTGTCCAGTTTACAGAGATCTGGAaccatttacatattttttttatttagttttcctCATTGGAATTATTGGAAGCTGCTTTGCAACGTGGGCTTTTATACAGAAAACCACGAATCACAGATGTGTAAGCATATACTTAATTAATTTGCTTACAGCTGATTTCCTGCTCACTCTGGCTTTACCAGTAAAGATAGTGGTTGACTTGGGTGTGGCACCCTGGAAGCTAAGGATATTCCACTGCCAAGTGACAGCCTGCCTCATCTACATCAATATGTACTTATCGATCATCTTCTTGGCCTTTGTCAGTATCGATCGCTGTCTCCAATTAACACACAGCTGCAAGGTATACCGAATACAAGAACCTGGGTTTGCCAAAATGATATCGACTGTCGTGTGGCTCATGGTCCTGCTTATAATGGTGCCGAACATGGTAATTCCTATCAAGGACATCGAAGAAAAGCCAAATGTAGGTTGCATGGAGTTTAAAAAAGAGTTTGGAAGAAACTGGCATCTGCTAACAAACTTCATATGTGtggcaatatttttaaatttctcagcCATCATTTTGATATCCAACTTCCTTGTAATCAGACAACTCTATAGAAATAGAGACAGCACAAACTACCCAAGCGTGAAATCAGCTCTGCTCAACATTCTCTTGGTGACAGCTAGTTACGTCATATGCTTCGTTCCTTACCACGCTGTCAGGATCCCATACACCCTCAGCCAGACAGAGGTCATATCTGACTGCTCAACTAGGATTGCACTCTTCAAAGCCAAAGAGGCCACACTGCTGCTGGCTGTGTCCAATTTGTGTTTTGATCCAATCCTGTACTACCATCTGTCGAAAGCATTCCGATTAAAGGTCTCGGAGACTTTCTCCTCACCTAAAAAGACCAAGGCTCGGGAAGAAAGATCGAGAACTGAGAATGGTGTATAG